The genomic DNA cacCACACTAACCACAGTGTGTACTCCATTTTCTCATCTTCATAACTTTGAAACTTAAAAAAGGGAGagacgatttttttttaaaacaaacaGCATGCATACacaaaattttactttccataGAACATATAATTTTTGAAGTATGATAATAATGACAAAGAATTATAGCATATATAAAAACAGGTCATTGCAGCGTGCAACTCAGCAAAACCTTTAGTTCCAAAGAAAGTGGGTTCATAGCATGGAAAATTTTTTatccagaaaaagaagaagcatgGCATGGAAAATAGCGGGTCAATTAATTCATATTTGTGTGCTTGATATATGTTTAATGAGATCGTTTCTGACATCACCTAACATTAACATAGGACCTTCTCTTACATATGTTCAATATGATAAGTTGTTGAGGCCtttgtctttccatatttctatttctttatttatgttgACGAATCATTTCTTACAAACAAGCTTAAGGATGGATGCCTAAGGGGTTGACTAATTGGAGGTTGCTCAATTCTTGCTATAAAGTAAAATTAATCTCAATTGATATGGTTAAGTTGTTTAGTGAAAATATTAAGATTTCATTTATCAATTTGGAATtaattttccttcacctatAATGGTGATGTGATACTATAACTAGACTTTTGATTCATCATTTCTCTTCACCAAACTGATAGGAGGAGGCTGCCCAAGTCTTACTCTAAACTACAATTAATCTCAATTATTATAGTCAAGCTGTTTGGTGAAGATATTAAGATTTCATTTATCAATTTGGATTTAGTTTTCTTTCACCTATAATGGTGATTTAATGCTAATATCCCTCTATTTTTAGGGTGTTTCCCCTTAATTGATAGGCTCCCAAATTTgacttcacctacccatctcaATCTATGTGACGGTTGGAATGATAAAACCAGTAGAACCATGGCAAAACTAACCAGTCTCTTTTTCCAATGAAACACTTTCTAGTTTTGCTTCATTATCTTATCATAGTTTTAGAAACCGACAAGGCACCAAACCAAGAAGGGGATCGATTCTAGTTTGATAAATAAAATTGTAAACATATATAAGAAAATCCATATCATGGTTTGCTGAAACCAAATAATTTGATAAATCGAGTTTTTCTCAAACCATGGTGATGGGAGAATTTTTTGCATCGATGATATTAATAGGGGGTAAGATGGGCCTTCCAAATTTCAACTAGTGAGGTATTCTTTATTGACGATGGGAAACTTTCTCCTAGTTTATATCAGGTTTAAACCTTACtgatatgatgaagattgtGGTCTAACTCGGTTTGATCACTTTGGTCCAATTTATAAATGTCCAACCGGACCAACCTTGAGAAAACTACTAGGCGCCTAACCTAGAGAGTCTCACAAGGCAAGTCCAAACTCCAAACTACATCCCAAACTCCACCACGAGTCCCCCATGCCATTGACACCTTCACACGGATCAACTCCACAGGAATATATTTCAGAATGATGTCATGTGGAGCTGTGACCTGTTGTGACCTGTGAGCCGTGACTCTGAGTTGGTGATGCTGCAAGGGAAGAAccgaagagaaagagaggttcCTTCCTTTGTTTTGGTCTAAGCAAAGACAAGCTTTTACTATTCGATGTGGGGCATCTGAAATATCTCCTTTTCCTATAAATTCAAAGCTCACCTCAGCTTTGCTTGTGTATCTCTCTCGCTCTatatctctccttctctctctcattcatatACTTGAGATTCTTCTTTCACGAGAGATAAGAATTCTTTGTTTGTTTCTCAGCAATGGCACAAACCAGCAGTTTCATGGCCACCCTTCTCCTCTGCATTGTCACGATGTTCGCTTCCGTATCAGCCATAGCGCCGGTGCCAGCGCCCAAATTGCAGACGGGAGCTGCGGTTGCATTGCCGATTTCAGGGGCCATGCTCTGCTCCTTTCTCCTCTTGTCTCTCTTCGCTCTCTTGAAGCACTAGTCTGTATTTTAGCTACTGCTACTGATGGTTGGGAGCTTTTTCcgattatttttctctttctaatgatggattgatggatgaaatcatCTGAGTTTGTTCATACCATAATACAGTGCTTCATACCTTAAATCACTATTGTTTGTATCTGTTTTCTGTTCGCAGATTCGTAATAAAGATGACTTcgtgattcttttttttttttttttgaagcatTAATCTTCTCTTTATTGTTTCAAATACACGCAATGCTCTGTAAGCTATTGACATCCAATTCGATCAGGTCAATTGAATAACTTTCCAGAATTAATTCATCTTTTCTCAGCAGTTCAGCGATTGCCATTAATGCAAGAGATCCTAGAGATCCCGTTACTCTGTTAGGCTGCTCTTTGCATCTGGGGTCTGGAATCTGGATTAAGGTTCAGACCCAGTTCCGCATTTGAAAAATTCACCCACCACCATCTTAAAGAAGTAAATTTTTGGGATTATGAAAGTGATTTGACCCTTTGATTTTTGAACTCTACATTCCTTCTCTGAAGATTGGAGAATCCCCAGTTCAAGCCAAACAAGACTCTTCTggggtttttcttttggtttgtttCAAAATTCAGATTTGTGAGAGACCACCATGGTCGCCTATGGATTGATGGAGACGTCATATAAGCCAAGCCCTATGACTCTTAGGACACTCTTAGGACATTCTAATAACTCTGTCGATTTGTCATAATTCTTGTGTACTGGATAGAATTAAAGAAAGGGATAATCCCAACATGAATGATACTTTTTCTACTCTGAcagggataatttttttttttttgggtaaagaatcTGACAGGGATTTAAGAGAAAGCTCCATGGAAGGTTCTTGCTAAGGTTATAACTTATAAGTTTCTCGATACAGTGTTTCAAAAAAGCAGATTCGAATCGCCGGATTTAAAGCTGGCTTGAGGCTTCTaccataaaggaaaaaaaatggcttGAGGCTAGTGCCGTAGAGCTTAGCCCCAGCTCATCTAATCTAGGATCCCCATCTACAGCTCCACCACGCCACCAAAAATAATATTGAGTAGATCAaaagttctaaaaaaaaaaaaaattatcactaTTTGGCTATATTTCAGGCATATCCACAAGTTGCTTGAAGCAATTTCAAAAGATTTATAATGACCGAAAAATCTTTTTGTGACCATTGTGAAagaaactttattttattttttcaatgaaacTAAATCCTGTCATTTTACATAAATATTGCATTAAATATATCTTCATCACTTCTCCATGCTTGAGCTTCTAAAACCCTCTATTGAACATGACCATGTCACCTTAAATGATTTTCTCATAACTTAACATGTATCGAAGCTGCTCCAAACTTAGATCTAATGTGAACATTCCTTACTTAGTTTTCCTAGTTTTGCTacacatcctcatctcagcgaCATTGAATTTATCAATAGGATGtgcttcttaactacccaataTTCCACAACATACATCATAGTAGGTCATATGATTATCatataaaaattttcttttaagttttaaaaaaatatatcgaTCAAACAACACTTCGGAcacacttctccacttcatccatccaattttcattttttgtgaaacatcatctttCATATTACATTTCTTATTGATGACTTAACCTATATGCCTAGAAATAAGAATCATTCTCTTGCCAATTTTCACCGCCTCATTATCCTTCCCAATACATTGTATATTTTATCtccattctacttatcttaaaccTTTGATTCCaatgttgatctccataacACCAACTTGATGTTAATCCgtgcttttgtctcatctaccaaaacaatatcattaacAAAAATCATACACCAAGAAACCTCATGTCTCTAGTTTAATCCATtcatgataagcacaaacaaataaggacttaaaactgatccttgatgtaaccaaTGAAATTGGTTCCCAAGAGGCATATACAATGCACAACCATCAATGTACATGTCACACCTCGCTCGCACAAAACCgagccggtgaccgagttaacaccgattaactcACAAATTTgctaggatcaacaatgcagtgaCTGTAATAcagcatacatctactaatcTAAGATTAGACCTGTATTTTCAGCAGAAGACCTGTTCATTACAATACTTGTAATTGTTCCCCAAatatttgatacccaaattgagttataaagtTTACACACATTTGGgtccaaaggcatgatatatatacaaaatataacaatttaagcatcaagtaacaaaaaggaagtacataaaaaagaatcaaaagaatcactcaggagtcacagttgtcatgcagcacaatcctcacAAGTGCAATCGGCACCGTGCTCGAATTCgccagggacccaccagtcctcaaatGGAAACTTCACAGTGGGGCCCGGCTCTGATCACCTGACGGGTAACCtgtaaaattatctaaaaagagttgtgcacgtggaatgagctcattAGCCTAATAAGTGGAAAGGAATaccacacaaggaaaaccacacaaacagtcacaacacaaatgcacctatatgcaattcattttaaccctattaacctaacaacattactaagtcataagttttgtgctactcacaaccacagtgcgcgtatgccccggatTCGAGCCCCAAACCTCATATCGCGATACgtccatagggttgttggagaaggccgtTGGAGAAAGCCCACCATTGGAGAAAGCCCACCGTTGGTACTGGGATTTAAAATACAAGCCAACTCTCGGCAAATTTAAATGgtagaaagtaaatgggtgactccacccgaaataaaagcagtacgatcggccttctaaatatatcaccaaggttacTGATTGTTCTAGCGATTAGCCGTGCATACTTCTAATCACTGCAGAAGTTCGACAACCGCAACCCGATGCTTCACCCCAATGATACCCCAACACGTAAATCCCtattaggaagggtcgtagcataaggGTACATCACATCCTAGCCAGATGCCTCTATATGAGCATAATACGATTACACAATGACACTATGTCCCGTACCACgtgccaccatgcactcgtttttAAGCCGTCTATGGCATATAAAATCTAGCacgcatatcatgtccaaatgaaattcctccatcacatacatcaagacgtaatgaatattccatcataacacaaagcatagtatattatgtaaatgcacattcaaatgcgtgatatggcatatgtgatgtctagtctacacacaagtgatatgatgacatagctagactaacatatgttaaatgatgcatagcattatgaaattaaatcagaCTTTACGCctcacttacttgtatatgtacacagTGCTTGTACCCAGTACGaaaaagatccgatgtgtgggtacgcgtatattgagtgtaacctatcataaacataataatttatcatttcactattttgggatcaaaatcatcatgtttgaacactaaaatcgggtttagaatcataaatgagggttacccatcaaatttggaccaattttaaaaattctggaaagacaggtgcgctagagccaaagaccggtgggctatgtaGCCTGTCGGTTACTCCAGAGCTTgaaaactcaggtgggctaaaacaaAAAGACTGATGGGCTATGTAACCCATCGATTACTCCAGAGCctaaaatttgagttttgggaactcaggtgggctaaaaccagaagaccgGTGGAGTAAAAATACCCCCCAGtctttaaataaaatttttctaACATCATTCCCGACTTTCCTCTGACTTaaggaacttgtttggggactATCCGGAGAttcaaatcacttatctaaggtccaatcatgtaccctCAATTTAGATccaagatcaaatcaaaagaaaaatgaagattcttacctttctcaagaacaccaatgaaaccccaaatttcacttcttttgctcaagaacctccaaatactctagatcttcaccaataCTCCTtctaaatccttcaaaatcattatacacacatttcattagaccttagatttgattatccaagtaggattagcaagatccaagtaggttcttttccaaaaaccaaaaagagggtttaagaatgGGGCTTTCCTAAGAAATCTTGGAATGtgtgcaatacctacctcaaatcgaagacctcAACGAGCTAATCATAAATCTGGGCTCAgaataccaagacccagctccgatgaagctctacggtcgatttttctttttctttcttcttcttcttcctcttttcctttattcttctttctctctcttctttactctcccatcGACCAACTAaaattaatgagggaaaagacagtTAATGTCTCCCCCTTTTATACttgggcccccaaaatatcttctaaatctcatgtgggtatatctcaggtgggttaaatctcaggttgatatatctcaggtgggtatatttCAGGTGGGTATaatctcaagtgggtatatctcaggtgggttaaatctcaggtgggtatatctcaggtgggtatatctcaagtgggctatctcaggtgggttatCTCAGGTgagctaaatctcaggtgggtatatctcaaatGGATTAAATCTCAGATGAGTATAAtttcaggtgggtatatctcaagtgggctatcttaggtgggtataatctcaggtgggctatctcaggtgggctagaTCTCAGGTagatatatctcaggtgggtatatctcaggtggattAAATCTCATGTGGGTataatctcaggtgggctatctcaggtgggcataAACCcccccacataatattagattatatTGGCACCCGCCAATACTAGTACATATATTTCCTTTCTGTACTTGGCCTCGTGGTGcttgcaagtgcaaggcttgggtgcacatattaccCTTGGTACCCGTTTGgtcatgtcaggccaacccgagttcaaggtcactcttgctaccacattccatatggtacctacGTCGGTTCTTTCCGGTTcaacccctatatgatcaaaccaagttaatgcagttaattagactgggtttagaaagtagggtatcacagtacCCCATCCAATTAATCATACCTTCTAAATTGGAAGATGTGAGCCTTTTATCATTCTAGATAACCCATGTATTATCTTATCTAAATTCTAGGTCAATAGAACAGCATTATAGGAGATTCATTCTTGGTCTGTGTAGCATGTACAACTGTCTATTTACTTAACACTGagtttaaatatatatatatataataaaaaaaataaaaactttttaCGGCTTCATATATTAAttgaaaaaacataaatcaCAAGCCTAATGCCAAATGATTTGTCTCAAGAACACAATCAGGATCTCAAATAAATATTGATCATAAAGCTGTTCTTGAACAAGCATATTACAAGATGTGTTCCAACCAAAACAACAAAGTCTTCACAAGGTTCCTCATTGCAAATCACAAACAAGTGTGCAAAAACACCTTCTGAGAacaacatcctttttatttcATTAGCAATTAGGAACTAGTCATATATTGTCTTGCTTGTTTTGTCCAGACAAAAAAAGAATGAGGAGAGCAGAAACATTGGATTCCGCATTATaataacaaaaatgaaaaaacaactGTGTGTGATAAAAAACCATGCCTCTCCTCTCCAGTAGACATATATTGCCATCTAAAACTACACTTTTACACTATCATTAACTAGCTACTGACCCATTACTCTGTAGTAAGGACAATATAGCTTGCAAAAGAATTGTTACCTTGGAATCAACTCACACTGGCTCTTCCTTGCTCGGATGCGGCCTCTGTTTGAGCTTTATTCCTCTCTATGGCCCGCGACCTCCTGTGGCATATACTTCTAGTCCTGCTTAGCGAGCACCTCAGCTGCAGCAAAGTAACAATCCCCACTCCTAGCCTTCGCAGAAACATGCTTCCCGGCCGAAGACAACTCCTCCCTTGTCTCATCCGTAAATAGACGAACGAATCCCTCAACAATTGCAGAGTGCCCTTCCCTAAACAAATCAGGAAGTGAAACCTCGTACCGTACCAAGATATCCGTGATCAAGTCTGTGATTACAAACTCCATCCCAGAGCGGGCTGAGTGACGCTTCCTTCGACAAGCAATCCACTTAACCTGAACTTGCTCTTCGATGGGTTTGCCAGATACTTCTCCATGGCATCTGTTGGGGTGACATAGAAGACCAACTGGTCCTGGAAATTGTTTATGACAGTCACAATGAAACCGGCAACGCAACTGAAAGTAAAGTGCGTAAGTCCAAAGCCGGCGGTTCTGAAGCTGACGAGCTCTGGCACCAATATCGACTGTTCGTTTGGGAACTGGTTGGCGACGGAGGGTCAATAGATATCGGAATCCAGCAGTTGAGAAGGGCAATTCGACAGGGGCAATAGAAAGATTAGCAGAAGGAGAAGTAATTAAAAGTGGAGATTCGATAATGGCAAAGAAAGGGAGCCCCGATCGACAGAGAATTGCAGAGAGTGCTACGAAGACGAGATCCAAATCGCAAGCAAAGCCTGGAAGCCATTGGAAATTCTCCAAATCCCtcgaaggagaaaaagagggaaaaagagagaagcagATTACTTGACCGGAAAACCGAGCTTCAGTAGGAGCTTATCGAAAGGATTGAATCCGTACAGTTGAACAAAACCGGAAAgaagttcaaatcaattcaCCCTCTCATTGTAATCTGTATAAGGGTTTCCAGGGTGGAGAGGaaaaatcaaactgaattgaGCTTAAGAAGATTCAAGAATCAAgacggaggaggaggagggaatTGGGAAATGTTTTGGCTTTCGCGCAAACGCGCGGGTCTGGGGATGGTTTTCCACGCTTTCACAACTCACGAGTCCCACTCGGCTTAAAGGCTAACGCACAAGAAAGGATTCGAGAGGATATTTTAACGTTACCAAATAATTTAGTCATTAGGGTCATGTAAGAACTGTACTCCTAATAAGATAGAAATCTCGGAAGCAATAAAATTAAGATCGGAGACTAATAAAACTTTAAGTGGAAATCCGCATCAGAATTACTGTATGCAAGGGACTTTCATCTTAGGAAGCATGCGACTCTGAATTCGACTCTTTTCATCTACTTGGGATCACTGATATAGGGATATTTAATAATcgtcactgctttcaatgaaaattgaatggttctcattcaacctcggtaaTGATCTGATCCAAACAATTGTAAGATTAGTACTAGTCAGACCGAAGACATCTCTTCTTGAGATGCCGTAAACTATTTCAGATGCAATGAAGTCGATCGTGATTGATTGTGGCTTCTCCAAAGGAGATAAGTTCATTTTCCTAATCTTGGTACTCAATAAGTGCCAAAGTACTCGATGGATCTTATGAGAGCCAAGAGCCTTTCAACCCCACCCCATAAAAAGGATAAAATGAAAGCCAATATGTCCCAAATCAAAATGAGCAGGGCAAGGGGTGTCAACGGTTCGGTTTGACCTAATTTCAGTCCAGGTCGAATCAATTTTGGTGTGGGAATAGTGACACCGAAACCTAACCAATAAGGatattttgatttcagttttgatgcggtttgatttcggtGGTTTTACTTCGGTTTCTTATATCGATTTGTAATTAggttggtttcgattttttGATTAGTGTGGGTCtaattttccatacaaaactatacaaattttgatttctttgttgatttttgggctgtttttggtttcttaccaGTTTGATCCAATTTCGATCCGATTTTTGAATAGGTTTCGGTTTCGTTTTGGGTTCAATCGGTTTCAATGCGGTTCAGTTTGTTAAGGGGGTTACGATATGCCAAACCAAAACCAGCCCAATAAGACTTCGGTACGGTTTGGTCCAGATTCAATCAGATCAGTCTAAGgcagttttaccggttcggtttagttattgacacccctaagcaGGACCCATACATGATTAAAAGTCACTATGACCAGATTATTTTTAATGCTCCCAGTGATGCATCTATCTTAGAACTTTTTAAAACCATATTTGAATGTTTAATCAACTTAATCAACCACcacaattaggggtgtcaattcttaaaccgaaccaaaccgaagccttattgggtcggttcggtttggagtattgcaaccccaaaaccaaactgaaccgcaccgaaaaccgaatgaacccaaaatcaaaccaaaatcggctcaaaacccagaccaaaactgaaaccaaaccggtaagaaaccaaaacactccaaaattcattaaaaaaatcaaaatttgtataattttgtaaacatttgcatggaaaatcgaatccaaactggatcaaaaaccaaaaccaacccagttacaaatcgatttaagaaatcgaagacaaaccgaaatcaaaccgcaccgaaaccgaaaccaaaaccgaaaccaaaccgaaactggaatttccttattggttctgtttcagtttcaactttcccacaccgaaaccgactcaacccggaccgaaaccaagccggaccgaccgattgacacccctaaccacAATCATTGATTCAAAAGCATAAGCATGTTAATAACCCCAATAACTATGCTTAATCAA from Macadamia integrifolia cultivar HAES 741 unplaced genomic scaffold, SCU_Mint_v3 scaffold3416, whole genome shotgun sequence includes the following:
- the LOC122068110 gene encoding cytochrome c-type biogenesis protein CcmE homolog, mitochondrial-like, with protein sequence APTEARFSGQVICFSLFPSFSPSRDLENFQWLPGFACDLDLVFVALSAILCRSGLPFFAIIESPLLITSPSANLSIAPVELPFSTAGFRYLLTLRRQPVPKRTVDIGARARQLQNRRLWTYALYFQLRCRFHCDCHKQFPGPVGLLCHPNRCHGEVSGKPIEEQVQVKWIACRRKRHSARSGMEFVITDLITDILVRYEVSLPDLFREGHSAIVEGFVRLFTDETREELSSAGKHVSAKARSGDCYFAAAEVLAKQD